The Quercus lobata isolate SW786 chromosome 9, ValleyOak3.0 Primary Assembly, whole genome shotgun sequence region CGGGGTATCTGATTCCATATATATCTACTTATGAGGCTGTGCGAGTAAATTCGGTGGTTGGGGAGGTAATCAGGCCGTACGATGTGTGAGATAACGTCTGATGTGACACTTTTTCCACGTGACATCtacatgaaaatcgagtttctaaaactcgatttccatttaaaaagaaaacaaaaaaatccacaaggacaacaggaaaagaaaacaacaacaacgtgttcatcagaaaagaaagaaaaagaaaaaaaaaaacccagagaaGAATGCGTTCatcaaagaagaaagatatTACTAAATAAACAACGGCCTGGATGGGATTGTTTACATGAAGAATTTAAAGAATGAACGGCgtgaaaatttattaaatgtaTAACACTCACCTTCAATGCATCTAACCACGCCGCATCACTACCTTTGATGGTGTTAGTATTAGAATCCCATTCCATATCGGTTCTACCAATCAGTCAGGAAAACaaattgtatttgattttgagccgtttaagttttccttttatttgatCGACGCTATAGTGTTTTCCAGCTCAGTTGTTAAACTCATCGGTGACAGCTTGCCCACAGTCTTTCTTTATTATCCCATTACAAACATTCCCTTTACCTGTTTCTTCTATCAAAGTTACAATGAACTTCTCTTCCAGTGGTGCAGGCCAGTTCGCAGTATTGGGTGTCTCTGCCATCTAATAGGACATACACACTAAGAACAAATTTTAGTAACGGTAAACAtaccattttttaaatttaacagAAACATTAAACACTTACCTTAAGTGTAAGAACGGAGTTGGAGGAGGATGATGAAGATGGTGCAAAGACTGAGGAGGATGATAAAAATGGTGAATTGACtgaggaggaagatgaagatACAGTGTCTGAGAGCTCCATATAATGCCAACGCGGGGTATCTGATTCCATATATATCTACTTATGAGGCTGTGCGAGTAAATTCGGTGGTTGGGGAGGTAATCAGGTCGTACGGTGTGTGAGATAACGTTTGATGTGGCACTTTTTCCACATGGCatctacatggaaatcgagtttctaagactcgatttacatttaaaaagaaaacaaaaaaaccacaaggacaacaggaaaagaaaacaacaacaacgtgttcatcaaagaagaaagaaaaaaaaaaaaaaaacccagagaaGAATGTGTTCatcaaagaagaaagatatTACTAAATAAACAACGGCCTGGATGAGATTGTTTACATGAAGAATTTAAAGAATGAACGgcgtgaaaattttgtaaatgtatAACACTCACCTTCAATGCATCTAACCACGCCACATCACTACCTTTGATGGTGTTAGTATTAGAATCCCATTCCATATCGTTTCTATCAATCAGTCGGGAAAACAAACTGTATTTGATTTTGAGCCGTTTAAGTTTTCCCTTTATTTGATCGACGCTATAGTGTTTTCCAGCTCGGTTGTTAAACTCATCGGTGACAGCTTGCCCATAGTCTTTCTTTATTATCCCATTACAAACATTCCCTTTACCTGTTTCTTCTATCAAAGTTACAATGAAGTTTTCTTCCAGTGGTGCAGGCCAATTCGCAGTATTGGGTGTCTCTGCCATCTAATAGGACATACACACTAAGAACAAATTTCAGTAACGGTAAACATACCATTTTTGAATTTAACAGAAACATTAAACACTTACCTTAGGTGCAGGAACGGAGTTGGAGGAGGATGATGAAGATGGTGCAAAGACTGAGGAGGATGATGAAAATGGTGAATTGACtgaggaggaagatgaagatATAGTGTCTGAGAGCTCCATATAATGCCAACGCGGGGTATCTGATTCCATATATATCTACTTATGAGGCTGTGCGAGTAAATTCGGTGGTTGGGGAGGTAATCAGGCCGTACGGTGTGTGAGATAACGTCTGATGTGACACTTTTTCCACGTGGCatctacatggaaatcgagtttctatgactcgatttacatttaaaaagaaaacaaaaaaaaccacaagGACAACgggaaaagaaaacaacaacaacgtgttcatcagagaagaaagaaaaaataaaaaaatctagagAAGAATGTGTTCatcaaagaagaaagatatTACTAAATAAACAACGGCCTGGATGGGATTGTTTACATGAAGAATTTAAAGAATGAACGGCGTGGAAATTTATTAAATGTATAACACTCACCTTCAATGCATCTAACCACGCCACATCACTACCTTTGATGGTGTTAGTATTAGAATCTCATTCCATATCGGTTCTACCAATCAGTCAGGAAAACaaattgtatttgattttgacccgtttaagttttcattttatttgatcGACGCTATAGTGTTTTCCAGCTCGGTTGTTAAACTCATCGGTGACAGCTTGCCCACAGTCTTTCTTTATTATCCCATTACGAACATTCCCTTTACCTGTTTCTTCTATCAAAGTTACAATGAACTTCTCTTCCAGTGGTGCAGGCCAGTTCGCAGTATTGGGTGTCTCTGCCATCTAATAGGACATACACACTAAGAACAAATTTCAGTAACGGTAAACTTACCATTTttgaatttaacaaaaacattaaaCACTTACCTTAGGTGCAGGAACGGAGTTGGAGGAGGATGATGAAGATGGTGCAAAGACTGAGGAGGATGATGAAAATGGTGAATTGACtgaggaggaagatgaagatACAGTGTCTGAGAGCTCCATATAATGCCAACGCGGGGTATCTGATTCCATATATATCTACTTATGAGGCTGTGCGAGTAAATTCGGTGGTTGGGGAGGTAATCAGGCCGTACGGTGTGTGAGATAACGTCTGATGTGGCACTTTTTCCACGTGGTATCTACATGcaaatcgagtttctaagactcgatttacatttaaaaagaaaacaaaaaaaaccacaagGACAACgggaaaagaaaacaacaacaacgtgttcatcagagaagaaagaaaaaaaaaaaatctagagaaGAATGTGTTCatcaaagaagaaagatatTACTAAATAAACAACGGCCTGGATGTGATTGTTTACATGAAGAATTTAAAGAATGAATGGCGTGGAAATTTATTAAATGTATAACACTTACCTTCAATGCATCTAACCACGCCACATCACTAACTTTGATGGTGTTAGTATTAGAATCCCATTCCATATCGGTTCTACCAATCAGTCGGGAAAACAAATTGTATTTGCTTTTGAGCCgtttaagttttccttttatttgatCGACGCTATAGTGTTTTCCAGCTCGGTTGTTAAACTCATCGGTGACAGCTTACCCACAGTCTTTCTTTATTATCCCATTACGAACATTCCCTTTACCTGTTTCTTCTATCAAAGTTACAATGAACTTCTTTTCCAGTGGTGCAGGCCAGTTCGCAGTATTGGGTGTCTCTGCCATCTAATAGGACATACACACTAAGAACAAATTTCAGTAACGGTAAACTTACCATTTttgaatttaacaaaaatattaaacactTACCTTAGGTGCAGGAACGGAGTTGGAGGAGGATGATGAAGATGGTGCAAAGACTGAGGAGGATGATAAAAATGGTGAATTGACtgaggaggaagatgaagatACAGTGTCTGAGAGCTCCATATAATGCCAACGCGGGGTATCTGATTCCATATATATCTACTTATGAGGCTGTGCGAGTAAATTCGGTGGTTGGGGAGGTAATCAGGCCGTACGGTGTGTGAGATAACGTCTGATGTGACACTTTTTCCACGTGGCATCtacatgaaaatcgagtttctatgactcgatttacatttaaaaagaaaacaaaaaaaaaccacaaggaCAACgggaaaagaaaacaacaacaacgtgttcatcagagaagaaagaaaaaataaaaaaatctagagAAGAATGTGTTCatcaaagaagaaagatatTACTAAATAAACAACGGCCTGGATGGGATTGTTTACATGAAGAATTTAAAGAATGAACGGCGTGGAAATTTATTAAATGTATAACACTCACCTTCAATGCATCTAACCACGCCACATCAGTACCTTTGATGGTGTTAGTATTAGAATCTCATTCCATATCGGTTCTACCAATCAGTCAGGAAAACaaattgtatttgattttgagccgtttaagttttcattttatttgatcGACGCTATAGTGTTTTCCAGCTCGGTTGTTAAACTCATCGGTGACAGCTTACCCACAGTCTTTCTTTATTATCCCATTACGAACATTCCCTTTACCTGTTTCTTCTATCAAAGTTACAATGAACTTCGCTTCCAGTGGTGCAGGCCAGTTCGCAGTATTGGGTGTCTCTGCCATCTAATAGGACATACACACTAAGAACAAATTTTAGTAACGGTAAACTTACCATTTttgaatttaacaaaaacattaaaCACTTACCTTAGGTGCAGGAACGGAGTTGGAGGAGGATGATGAAGATGGTGCAAAGACTGAGGAGGATGATGAAAATGGTGAATTGACtgaggaggaagatgaagatACAGTGTCTGAGAGCTCCATATAATGCCAACGCGGGGTATCTGATTCCATATATATCTACTTATGAGGCTGTGCGAGTAAATTCGGTGGTTGAGGAGGTAATCAGGCCGTACGGTGTGTGAGATAACGTCTGATGTGGCACTTTTTCCACGTGGCATCTACATGcaaatcgagtttctaagactcgatttacatttaaaaagaaaacaaaaaaacccacaagGACAACgggaaaagaaaacaacaacaacgtgttcatcagagaagaaagaaaaaaaaaaaatctagagaaGAATGTGTTCatcaaagaagaaagatatTACTAAATAAACAATGGCCTGGATGTGATTGTTTACATGAAGAATTTAAAGAATGAATGGCGTGGAAATTTATTAAATGTATAACACTTACCTTCAATGCATCTAACCACGCCACATCACTAACTTTGATGGTGTTAGTATTAGAATCCCATTCCATATCGGTTCTACCAATCAGTCGGGAAAACAAATTGTATTTGCTTTTGAGCCgtttaagttttccttttatttgatCGACGCTATAGTGTTTTCCAGCTCGGTTGTTAAACTCATCGGTGACAGCTTACCCACAGTCTTTCTTTATTATCCCATTACGAACATTCCCTTTACCTGTTTCTTCTATCAAAGTTACAATGACTTCTTTTCCAGTGGTGCAGGCCAGTTCGCAGTATTGGGTGTCTCTGCCATCTAATAGGACATACACACTAAGAACAAATTTCAGTAACGGTAAACTTACCATTTttgaatttaacaaaaacattaaaCACTTACCTTAGGTGCAGGAACGGAGTTGGAGGAGGATGATGAAGATGGTGCAAAGACTGAGGAGGATGATAAAAATGGTGAATTGACtgaggaggaagatgaagatACAGTGTCTGAGAGCTCCATATAATGCCAACGCGGGGTATCTGATTCCATATATATCTACTTATGAGGCTGTGCGAGTAAATTCGGTGGTTGGGGAGGTAATCAGGCCGTACGGTGTGTGAGATAACGTCTGATGTGACACTTTTTCCACGTGGCATCtacatgaaaatcgagtttctatgactcgatttacatttaaaaagaaaacaaaaaaaaccacaagGACAACgggaaaagaaaacaacaacaacgtgttcatcagagaagaaagaaaaaataaaaaaatctagagAAGAATGTGTTCatcaaagaagaaagatatTACTAAATAAACAACGGCCTGGATGGGATTGTTTACATGAAGAATTTAAAGAATGAACGGCGTGGAAATTTATTAAATGTATAACACTCACCTTCAATGCATCTAACCACGCCACATCACTACCTTTGATGGTGTTAGTATTAGAATCTCATTCCATATCGGTTCTACCAATCAGTCAGGAAAACaaattgtatttgattttgagccgtttaagttttcattttatttgatcGACGCTATAGTGTTTTCCAGCTCGGTTGTTAAACTCATCGGTGACAGCTTGCCCACAGTCTTTCTTTATTATCCCATTACGAACATTCCCTTTACCTGTTTCTTCTATCAAAGTTACAATGAACTTCTCTTCCAGTGGTGCAGGCCAGTTCGCAGTATTGGGTGTCTCTGCCATCTAATAGGACATACACACTAAGAACAAATTTCAGTAACGGTAAACTTACCATTTttgaatttaacaaaaacattaaaCACTTACCTTAGGTGCAGGAACGGAGTTGGAGGAGGATGATGAAGATGGTGCAAAGACTGAGGAGGATGATGAAAATGGTGAATTGACtgaggaggaagatgaagatACAGTGTCTGAGAGCTCCATATAATGCCAACGCGGGGTATCTGATTCCATATATATCTACTTATGAGGCTGTGCGAGTAAATTCGGTGGTTGGGGAGGTAATCAGGCCGTACGGTGTGTGAGATAACGTCTGATGTGGCACTTTTTCCACGTGGCATCTAcatgaaatcgagtttctaagactcgatttacatttaaaaagaaaacaaaaaaaaccacaagGACAACgggaaaagaaaacaacaacaacgtgttcatcagagaagaaagaaaaaaaaaaaaaatctagagaaGAATGTGTTCatcaaagaagaaagatatTACTAAATAAACAACGGCCTGGATGAGATTGTTTACATGAAGAATTTAAAGAATGAACGGCGTGGAAATTTATTAAATGTATAACACTCACCTTCAATGCATCTAACCACGCCACATCACTACCTTTGATGGTGTTAGTATTAGAATCCCATTCCATATCGGTTCTACCAATCAGTCGGGAAAACaaattgtatttgattttgagccgtttaagttttcttttatttgatcgACGCTATAGTGTTTTCCAGCTCGGTTGTTAAACTCATCGGTGACAGCTTGCCCACAGTCTTTCTTTATTATCCCATTACGAACATTCCCTTTACCTGTTTCTTCTATCAAAGTTACAATGAACTTCTCTTCCAGTGGTGCAGGCCAGTTCGCAGTATTGGGTGTCTCTGCCATCTAATAGGACATACACACTAAGAACAAATTTCAGTAACGGTAAACTTACCATTTttgaatttaacaaaaacattaaaCACTTACCTTAGGTGCAGGAACGGAGTTGGAGGAGGATGATGAAGATGGTGCAAAGACTGAGGAGGATGATGAAAATGGTGAATTGACtgaggaggaagatgaagatACAGTGTCTGAGAGCTCCATATAATGCCAACGCGGGGTATCTGATTCCATATATATCTACTTATGAGGCTGTGCGAGTAAATTCGGTGGTTGGGGAGGTAATCAGGCCGTACGGTGTGTGAGATAACGTCTGATGTGGCACTTTTTCCACGTGGCATCTAcatgaaatcgagtttctaagactcgatttacatttaaaaagaaaacaaaaaaaaccacaagGACAACgggaaaagaaaacaacaacaacgtgttcatcagagaagaaagaaaaaaaaaaaaaaaatctagagaaGAATGTTTTCatcaaagaagaaagatatTACTAAATAAACAACGGCCTGGATGAGATTGTTTACATGAAGACTTTAAAGAATGAACGGCGTGGAAATTTATTAAATGTATAACACTCACCTTCAATGCATCTAACCACGCCGCATCACTACCTTTGATGGTGTTAGTATTAGAATCCCATTCCATATTGGTTCTACCAATCAGTCGGGAAAACAAATTGGATTTGATTTTGAGCCGTttatgttttccttttatttgatCGATGCTATAGTGTTTTCCAGCTCGGTTGTTAAACTCATCGGTGACAGCTTGCCCACAGTCTTTCTTTATTATCCCATTACGAACATTCCCTTTACATGTTTCTTCTATCAAAGTTATAATGAACTTCTCTTCTAGTGGTGCAAGCCAGTTTGCAGTATTGAGTGTCTCTGCCATATAATAGGACATACACACTAAGAACAAATTTCAGTAACGGTAAACATACCATTTTTGAATTTAACAGAATTAAACACTTACCTTTGGTGCAGGAATGGAGTTGGAGGAGGATGATGAAAATGGTGCAAAGATTGAGGAGGATGATGAAAATGGTGAATTGACtgaggaggaagatgaagatACAGTGTCTGAGAGCTCGATATAATGCCAACGCGGGGTATCTGATTCCATATATATCTACTTATGAGGCTGTGCGAGTAAATTCGGTAGTTGGGGAGGTAATCAGGCCGTACGATGTGTGAGATTAATGGAGGGTGTGGGAGAGGTGACGAGGGTGTGATGAATGGTGATGCAAAACTACCAGTAAAAGGTAAAACAATTCCTGAAACTGGGTTGACTTGCTTTGCCTTAATTTCTTTGCAAATTGCATAGAAATGCTGTATCTGATTCCATATATATCTACTTATGaaagaatttaaagaattaaTGAATCTaaagaatttatgaaaatttatgaGAAAGCTAGGAAGCATTTGTTAATAGATCTAAAGTAGGATTTGAATCAAAAAGACTTCATTAATGCGAATAGGCCGTTCGTGGATAGAGGTGTAAATATGAATCTaaagaatttatgaaaatttatgaGGTAAGAGTCCAAATGAATCTGTTgtgaaagagggagagagatgagTTTGAAGAGAATATTATCCACAATGCTTAACTGAAAATAAATCAAGTTGTGAATATTATCCACAATGCTTAGCTGAAAATaaatcatctaatttttaacAGCGAACACAAAAGCACATTGCATAATCCTACTAGAGAAGCCATAACTCAAATCCAACGACAAGAGTTTCCCAAGTGGTTTAGAGAACGTGTAAgacatttgaaatttaatcacacactaataatttaaacatttaattgtaTTCGTCATTGcttattactaattaatatcACTTGTTGTATGTCATTATAGATGAACAGATTGAAAGTTAACGATTCATCAGAAGCTACTAAGCAGTTATGGTCATTAGCAAATAGTCCTAAACCGTATGTGAAGAAGTACATAGTTTGTATGGTCAATGGTGTAAAGTTCCATACAAGGGACCTAGACAATCATCGTGTAACTCAAAACAGTGGTGTATGTATCGAAAGAGACCATGAGGGGGAAATGCACGACTTCTATGGTCATATGTGCAAAATTTGAGAATTAGAGTATATGTTTCGCCATAAAGTTGTTTTGTTTAAGTGTGAATGGTACAATACTGGTATCAATGGTCGAAGGAGAACGATACGAACCAATGCACACTGCACGAGCATTGATGTTACAAATCGATGGTATCAAAATGACCTTTTTATACTTCCTAGTCAAGCGAAACAAGTTTTCTACCTTCAAGATATGAAATTGCATGACCCTTGGAAAATTGTGCAATACATCCAACATAGGGGAGTGTTTGATGTCCCGGAAGCCGGGGGCGGAGAATTCAATGATAATACAGAAGATAGTGATGCATTCCAACAAGAAGCAATTGTTGATGTTGTCCCTATCAATGTTGAAGACAATATTATTGAGTATTGTATGGGTGATGTTGAAACTGAGGTTGTTCCTGAAGGTGAAACTTCAAGAGACACTAATCAAAATGAAGAGCATGACATACCTGATGTTGATCTtgatatgaattatgatatGTAGAGTTATAACAATTATCTTAAATGTTATGTGCTTGTCTTAAAGTTTTATACTTGTTTTAAAGTTTTATGCTTGTCTACGTTGCAATTGTTATTGAGATGTTTTGTACTTATCTTAAACTTGATATGGATATTAATGTGGTCATTTGTTGTGTCGAGTTAGTAGcaattgtgttcaaattttgCACTTGTAAATTGCTTGATATGGATAATGATGTGGACTATAATGTTAAGTTAGTAGCGATTATACTTATCTTTCATGTTAATacatagtttcaaaaaatgCCTAAAAAGGTCAAATACACTTATAATATACCAAGGTATGAGATGACAAGATTGGATAGAATGAGACAAAACCAAGAGATAATTGATGCTTTAGGATTGAAGTACCTCTCAACTTCTCTAAAGGATTCCGCTCAGTCCAATTgtgcaaaaaggaaaagaagtagAGCTAATAATATGTTTACCGttgtttatttatgtcttttcttgctttgtagagcttaattaaaattgatcCTTTAGTAATATCTTTCTTGCTTTGTAATATCTAAATAAAATTGACCCATTCATCAGAGAACAAAGCAACGTTGTTTATTACAGCTCTACTTCTTTGTAGAGAAGAATGGGTCGCCGGCCTGGATCTGGCGCAGCTTGGGTCGGCTTGAGCTGATCTCtatttcatcttcttcttctctttctttttttttctttctttctttccgcgTTTTTTTCCGCTATTTCTGCATTTTGGgtcattaataatattatttttgggttagaaatcgagtcttagagactcgatttccatgtagacACCACCTGAAAAAAGTGCCACATCAGATGTTAACAACTCATGAAAATCAAGTCCCAAAAACTCAATTTATAGACCCTAAATCGAGTATTTTAAACTCgaaatgctagtaaaaaatatagtttgggAACCAgaactactaactatatagttgaaattttatggccatttggccattttggcggaattttgtaagaaatggttttagtgacaaaaattttcGTCGCtatatgtgtttagatttttttaaaaatagttttagtgacgaattttttcatcactatatatacccgaaaatagttttagtgacgaaattgttcgtcactaaatatgatttaataaaccgaaatggttttagtgacgaaatattttcgtcactaaatactgtttttagtgacgaaaacgtttcgtcgctaaaagttttttatataaaaaaaaatcgaacttttagtgacaaaatttttcGTCGTCAGGACTTTTAGCAACGGGGCTACAGCGACGAAacgaatttcgtcactaaaagtccaatttcgtcactaaagattcttagtgacgaaaaacaggacttttagtgatgaattttttcgtcactaaaaatacattttcttgtaATGTGAATAGCCATATTTCTCTTCTCTCAACATAAAACAAGCATATATAACCTTACATTCCCTTACATGAAAAGCCCATGACTCTTCATATACTTAACCATTTAACATATTGATGTGGGTAAACTATATAACTTTTGCAGGAGATAAAAATTGACAAAGCTAGCATCTCGCTTATGGGTCTGTTCTAATTTAagttagaatttaatttatcaTTAATGACAAATTTATCAAAGCAATTGACTAAATTTTTCCAAGTTAGAAATTACAATTTACTACAACAACAgcaccatttaaaaaaaaaaaaatgattttttttaataatttttttttgaaaagcaaaaaacaacttaggatttacatatatattttttgtaagtaaaaaataattcatatccTGTATGATACTAGTGCAAGTGGAT contains the following coding sequences:
- the LOC115961144 gene encoding putative protein TPRXL, whose translation is MELSDTVSSSSSSVNSPFSSSSSVFAPSSSSSSNSVPAPKMAETPNTANWPAPLEAKFIVTLIEETDTPRWHYMELSDTVSSSSSSVNSPFLSSSSVFAPSSSSSSNSVPAPKMAETPNTANWPAPLEKKFIVTLIEETGKGNVRNGIIKKDCGTDMEWDSNTNTIKVSDVAWLDALKIYMESDTPRWHYMELSDTVSSSSSSVNSPFSSSSSVFAPSSSSSSNSVPAPKMAETPNTANWPAPLEEKFIVTLIEETGKGNVRNGIIKKDCGQAVTDEFNNRAGKHYSVDQIK